One window from the genome of Pseudanabaena yagii GIHE-NHR1 encodes:
- the bchM gene encoding magnesium protoporphyrin IX methyltransferase — MANQALNKNSTKKSPKDKDIVRDYFNSTGFDRWRRIYGEGGDVNRVQLDIRTGHQQTVDYVLGWFKNDKNAVGHTICDAGCGTGSLSIPLAEMGAKVYASDISEKMVGEGKSRATDPENPVFEVKDLASLSGEYDTVICLDVLIHYPDQDSEAMIAHLASLAKSRLILSFAPKNPYYVLMKKVGDMVPGPSKATRAYLHKESDVRRVLEGLGFKIKRKEFTATSFYFSRLLEAVRN, encoded by the coding sequence ATGGCTAATCAAGCTCTCAATAAGAACTCCACAAAAAAATCTCCCAAAGACAAAGACATAGTTCGCGATTATTTTAATTCCACTGGCTTCGATCGCTGGCGGCGGATTTATGGAGAAGGTGGTGATGTCAACCGCGTCCAACTTGACATCCGCACAGGACATCAACAAACCGTCGATTATGTCTTAGGTTGGTTTAAAAATGACAAAAATGCGGTTGGACATACAATTTGTGACGCAGGTTGTGGCACTGGTAGCTTGAGCATTCCCCTCGCCGAAATGGGCGCAAAGGTCTATGCCAGTGATATTTCCGAAAAAATGGTTGGCGAAGGTAAAAGCCGCGCTACCGATCCTGAAAATCCCGTCTTTGAAGTTAAGGATTTAGCATCATTGTCTGGGGAATATGACACCGTAATTTGTCTAGATGTGTTGATTCATTATCCAGATCAAGATTCTGAAGCGATGATTGCCCATCTTGCTTCCCTTGCTAAATCTCGATTAATCCTCAGCTTTGCTCCTAAAAATCCCTACTATGTACTAATGAAGAAAGTAGGTGACATGGTTCCAGGACCTAGCAAGGCAACTCGTGCCTATTTGCACAAAGAATCCGACGTGCGGCGCGTTCTTGAAGGCTTAGGCTTTAAGATCAAGCGCAAAGAATTTACTGCCACCTCCTTTTATTTCTCACGCCTACTTGAAGCTGTCCGCAATTAG